The genomic stretch TTCTTCGTGAAATGCTGGAAAAGAAGTACGGCAAGGAAGGTGCTAAGGAAAGAATCTTCTGTACTACTGATAAGGCAAAGGGTACTCTAAAGGAACTTGCTACTAAGGAAGGTTACGAAACATTCGTAGTACCTGATGATGTAGGTGGTAGATTCTCAGTACTAACAGCTGTTGGTCTACTTCCAATTGCAGTTGCAGGTTGTGACATTGATGCTCTTATGGCAGGTGCTAGAAAGGCTCAGAACGACTTTGATAACGATGACCTATTTACAAATGACTGTTATAAGTATGCTGCACTTCGTAACATTCTTTACAGAAAGGGTTACCAGACAGAACTACTTGTTGCTTATGAACCAGCATTTACAATGATGAACGAATGGTTCAAGCAGTTGTTTGGTGAAAGTGAAGGTAAGGACAACAAGGGTATCTTCCCTGCATCTGTTGTATTCTCAACAGACCTACACTCAATGGGTCAGTACATTCAGGAAGGCAGAAGAACATTATTCGAAACTGTTGTACAGTTTGGTAAGGTTGCAAGAGAAATTACTCTTGATACAGACCCTGAAAATGTTGATGGTCTAAACTTCCTATCAGGCAAGACTATGGACTTTGTTAACAAGAAGGCTTTCCAGGGTACAGTTCTTGCTCATAATGACGGTGGCGTTCCTAATATGGTTCTTGATGTTGAAGAAATGACAGAAACAGAACTAGGCTACCTAATTTACTTCTTTGAAAAGGCTTGTGCAATCAGTGGTTACCTACTAGGTGTTAACCCATTCAACCAGCCTGGTGTAGAATCATACAAGAAGAATATGTTTGCTCTACTTGGCAAACCTGGTTATGAAGATCAGAAAGCTGAACTAGAAGCAAGACTTAACTAAAAAATATTAAAATTTATCCTAAAAGGAGGACGACTAAATGGTAACTTTACTAACAGGTAAGAAAGGTTCAGGCAAAACTAAGAAATTAATCCAACTTGCTAACGAAGCTGTTGCTTCATCAAGTGGCAATGTTGTTGTTGTTGAGAAAGGTCAAAAGCTTACATATGATGTAACTCATAAGGCTAGACTTGTTGACACTGACCATTACGAAATTCAGGGCTATGATGCTTTATTCGGTTTCCTAAGTGGTATCTGTGCAGGTAACTATGATGTTACAGACATCTTTGTTGATAGCACACTTAAGATTTGCCCAGAAGGTATTGACGGTTTAGAAGCATTCGTTAAGAAAGCATCTAACCTAGCTGACGCATCAGAAACAAAGATTACTTTCCTAATTTCTGCTGCTGAAGAAGACCTACCGGTAGGTATTAACGCAGTTTGCGAAAAGGTTTAATTTTAGATTAGTTTTCAAAATTAAATTAAAAACTCTTAAAAGGGCTGTTACTTAACAGTCCTTTTTTGACGGTTTACCATTATTTGTTTAGGATGAATTATTTTAGTTAAATTTAAAAGGCGTAAAAATAACGGAGTTGTAGTTTTACAACTCCGTTTTGCTATTATTATTTTACCCTAATTTTGCAACTCATTTTGTAACCACATCTTCTTGAGTAAATGTAGCAAGTACCCTTTTTCTTGCCGGTAACTTTACCTTTAGAATTAACTACTGCAATTCTTTTGTTAGATGATGACCATTTAATAGCACCTAAACCACCTGAAACTTTTAGTTGCTTTGTTCTGTTTCTCTTAATGGTAGCAGATTTGCAGTTAAGTTTTGGCGTTGTAAAAGAAGTTACTCTGACTTTGTATTTATCTATATCATTCCATCCTACTTTTGTTTTTATATAGTATGTACCTTTATTAAGTATGAATGTTTCGGTTTTTCCACTTGGCGAAGACACCGTTCCTGATAAAGCACCAGAAATATATGATTTTTGTATATCTTTATTATATATGTCATATTCTAACCAAGAAAAGTATGACCAAAAAGAAATTTTTACAATTCTTCTTGATGGAATAGTGAATTTATACCAAGCATAGTCGTTGTTCGTTTCAGTAAAAGCACCTGTATAAATCTTGTTATTAGCTAAAACATTAGGGTTATCATATGCACTATTATTCTTGGTATTACAATGATAATTAATAAACTTTGATTTAGCTTTTATATATCCACCTCGTTCGTAAATTTTAAAAACTAAATGATAAGTTCCTTTTGAGAGTATAACTTCAAAATTCTCTGTTTTAGGAATACTTTCATCAATGTATGTAGAATTTCTAACTAATTCAGTTTGATAATCGTTATCGTATAGATAGTACTCACAGTTACCACCATAATTAGCAAAGAACATATTAATATTAATTCTACCTGTTGCAGGAACAACAATGTCATATGTATATGTGCTTTCTGCATTAACATTAAACTGATGCCACTTGTTGTCATTAGGGATAACAGTATTGGCACTTGCAACAATAGGGGTAATGAGGATTGTACTTGCCAGTAGGGTAAGCACAATGATGGATGATATTATTTTTTTCATTTTCTACACTCCTTAATAAAATTAAAATATTGTTAAAAAATTATTATCTAACCATATAATGACCTCCTTATATATTATTGAACAATTTGCAATAATAGTGTAGTATTATGTGATTTCTTTTTGTTTATTGTATCATATAAATTATAAATTGTCTACTATCGTATACATAAAAATGAGAAATTTTTTATAAACTAACCTTTGAGGTGTTTATATGGAATTCGATAAATATGCAGTTGGCAATGTGATAAGGAAACTTAGAAAGGAAAAGAAAATCTCTCAAGAGATTTTAAGTGGCTTTGCCGGTATGGCAAGAAGTCACCTTGCTATGGTGGAAAACGGCACTAAGAAAGCAAATTTTGAAACAATATGGAAGATTGCAAATGCACTGGAAATGAAACCTCATGAGCTTGTAAAATGTATTGAAGAAGAAATTACAAAAAATTCAGAAAAAATCTAATAAAATGGCATTTTTCTATTGACAAAATGCTACTTGATGAGTATAATATTAGTCGTGTTTATTGGGAGAAGGTGTATTTATGATATTAAACCTTAAAGAAGTTTTCCTACAGGAAGGCAGTAAAAAGGCTTTTGAGTATTCCTTTTCAATGTCAGACATAGACATTAGTGGTGTTTATCCATTCGTTTCACCTATAATGGTAAAGGGTGAGGCTTTAAACCGTGCTGGTCTTGTTGATGTTAATTTTGATGTATCATTTACCTACAACCGTCCTTGTGACAGGTGTTTTAAGGATGTTAGTAGAGAATTAAATTACCAGTTTAATCATCGTCTTGTGGTTTCACTTCAGGGTGATGACAATGATGACTACATTGAAGTTCCGGATTACACTCTTGATGTTGATAATTGTGTTCAAACAGATATTATTCTTAACTTACCTGTTAAGTTCCTATGTAAAGAGGACTGCAAGGGTATTTGCCCTAAGTGTGGTAAGGACTTGAATGATGGAGAATGTGGTTGTCAGACAGAAGAAATTGACCCTCGTTTAGAGGTACTAAAGGAATTATTGAAATAACATATATTACAGGAGGAAATAAAAATGGCAGTACCAAAGAGAAAACATTCACACGCAAGAAAAATGAAGAGAAGATCCAATGTTTGGAAGTTAAACACTCCTGCACTTGCAGTTTGTCCAACATGTGGCGAATACAAAGCTCCACATAAGGTTTGCAAGAACTGTGGTCAGTACAACGGCAGACAGGTTATTGCAGTAGAAGCTGAATAATTTTAATTTATAAAAAACAGACGGATTTCATATCCGTCTTTTTTTATGTCAAATATTTCTTATATTATCTTTTATTTTGCCGTTAAATAGGGTATAATAAAAGTATATTTAGCTTAAAATTAATGGATTATTATGTTTAGTATTTGAGATAAATATTTTTATTTGTAATATTTGATTATGCTCAAATGTTAAGAATTGAAAAATTAAAAATTTTGATTTATAGATAGGAGGGGTTTTATGTCCACACCAATCGTAGCTATTGTAGGCAGACCGAATGTTGGTAAATCAACATTGTTTAATAAACTTATAGGTGAGCGTCTTTCTATTGTAGATGATACTCCCGGTGTTACTCGTGATAGAATTTATGGTGAATGTGAGTGGAACAATCGCAAAATCCGTATTATTGATACAGGTGGTATTGAACCATATTCCGATGATGTTATCCTAAAACAAATGAGACGACAAGCAGAACTTGCTATTGATACTGCTGATGTTACTGTTCTTGTAACTGATGTTCGTGATGGTGTTGTTGCAACTGATGAAGAAGTTGCTCAAATGCTACAGAAGAGTGGTAAGCCGGTTGTACTTTGTGTAAATAAATGTGACCAAATCGGTGAACCACCTGCACAGTTTTATGAATTTTATAACCTAGGTTTAGGTGAACCAATTCAGGTTTCTTCTGTTCATGGTACAGGTACAGGCGACTTGCTTGAAGAGGTTTGTAAGTTCCTACCACCGGAAGATGAAGCTGAACTTGATGAAGATGTAATTTCTGTTGCAGTTATCGGTAAGCCTAATGTTGGTAAGTCATCACTTATTAACTATATTACAGGTGAGAACCGTTGTATTGTTTCTGATATTGCCGGTACAACAAGAGATTCTATTGATACTATTGTTGAAAACGAATTTGGTAAATTCAACTTTATTGATACTGCCGGTATGCGTAGAAAAGCCAGAGTTTATGACAATATTGAAAAGTACAGTATCATCAGAGCCAGAATGGCAATTGACAGATGTGATGTTTGTGTAATTATGATTGATGCTGAAGTTGGCTATACTGAACAGGACAGTAAGGTTGCCGGTATGGCACTTGAAGCCGGTAAAGGTTGTATTATCGCAGTTAATAAGTGGGATGCTATTGATAAAGATACTCACACAATGGGTGACTTTAGAAAGACTCTTGACAGAGAATTTGCATTTATGAGCTATACACCATATATTTTCATTTCTGCAAAAACAGGTCAGAGAGTTAACAACCTGTTTGAACTTATTACAACTGTTGCAAACAATAACGCAATGCGTATCCGTACAGGTATGCTAAATGATTTATTAAATGTTGCAACAACCAGAGTTCAGCCACCTACAGATAAGGGTAAAAGACTTAAAATTTATTATTGTACTCAGGCATCTACTAAGCCTCCTACATTTGTATTTTTCTGTAATAATAAGGAGCTTTTTCACTTCTCATATCAAAGATATTTGGAAAACCGTATTCGTGAGTCATTTGGACTAGAGGGTACACCAATCCGTATTATTGTCAGAGAGAGAGGAGAAAAGTACTAATGTATTTGATAATTGCTTTATCTTGCATTATTCCGGCAATATTAGCTTATTTGCTTGGTTCAATTAACACAGCCATCATTGTTACTAAGATTGTAACTAAAGGTGGCAATATTAAAGAAATGGGTAGTGGCAATGCCGGTTTTACCAATGTACTTCGTTGTGTTGGTAAAGTTCCGGCTATCATCACCATTGTGTGTGACTTTTTAAAGGCTGTTGTGGCAGTGCTTTTATCCAATGTATTTATGTGGGTAGGTGTTGCAGTATTTACATCAATTTTCCACAGTAATGATGCACAGGTGTTCTTGGCTACTAACCAAAACTTACTTGTAGAAGGTACTTCAATATGTAACTATGTTGCAGGTTTCTGTTGTATTCTTGGTCATATGTTCCCAATTTATTTCCACTTTAAAGGTGGTAAGGGTGTTGTTGCTGCAATCGGTATGATTTTTGTACTGGACTGGAGAACATTCCTAATTATCCTAGGTATCTTCCTAATAATCTTCCTATGTAGCAAGATTATTTCTCTAGGTTCACTTATTTGTGCAGCACTTTACGGACCAATTACTTTCTTAGTTACATATTTCTTTGAATATAGAAATCAGACTACACAAATTCTATCTCTAACCTATGTATTTATTGTTTCTGCCATTGCGTTGCTAACAGGTGTTGTTGTTATAATCAAGCACCATGAGAATATCGGCAGACTACTTCGTGGGGAAGAGAAAAAAATAAAAGCAAAAAAGTAAGGAGTATTTGTTATGAGTGATTGTATTTTTTGTAAAATTGCCTCAGGTGAAATCCCATCAACAAAGGTTTACGAGGATGACCAAATTCTTTGTTTCAAGGATTTAAACCCTATGGCTCCCGTTCATGTTTTATTTATTCCAAAGGAACATATATGTTGTGCTGATGAAATTACAAGTGAAAATTCTTCAGTAGTTGCTCACATTTTTGAAGTTATTCCTAAGGTTGCAAAGGAACTTGGACTTGAAAACGGCTACAGAGTAGTAACTAACTGCAAAGAGGAAGCAGGTCAGACAGTTTTCCACCTACATTTCCATCTACTTGGTGGTAAGAAACTTAACACAGAAATGGCTTAAGGAGTAAATTATGAAATCATATAAAATGACTATTGCCGGTTGTGAGAGAGAACTTCCACTTTGTAAAGTTGATGACAACCTAACTATTGCAGCATTTATTATGTTTGGTGACACAGAAGTTACTGTAAAGTCAGCAACGGAATTACTAAAGAAAGTCAGTGACTTTGATGTTATTTTGACTGCTGAAGCAAAGGGTATTCCTTTAGCTTATGAAATATCAAGACAAAGCAACAAGCCTTATGTTGTTGCAAGAAAGTCAGTTAAACTTTATATGAACGATATTGTGTCTGTTAATGTAAAGTCTATCACAACACAAAAAGTACAAAAGCTATATCTTGACGGTGCAAAGGCTAATATGCTTAAGGGTAAGAATGTTCTTATTGTTGATGATGTTATCAGCACAGGTGAAAGCCTAGAAGCACTAAAGGCTCTTTGTAAGTCTGCCGGTGGTCATACTGCTTGTTGTGCATCAGTTCTTGCTGAGGGTGATGCTGCTGAAAGAGATGACATTGTATTCCTAGAGAAACTACCACTATTTACATAATATGAGGTAAAACTATGAAGCGAATGGGTGCATTACTTGGGATAACTTCTTTAGTAGTGCTTTCATTCGCTTATTTTGTTGGTGTAAAGTTTTCACTAATTCTTTCTGCTATTGCTTTTGTATTGTTTGTACTTTCTTTCATAATGAAGAAGTATAGGAAGAATTACTATATAAAGTTGGTTTTAGGTGTTGTAATTTTTTCAGCACTGTTTTTCGCTATTTTCACAAGTTTCTATTATAAACCGATTGTATATAATAATTCTGATGAAGAAACAACAGTATCGGGAATTGTAATTGACTCACCATATGAAAACTTTGGTCAGTATTATTATCCTGTAAAAACCACTACCATTGGAAGTGAAGAAAAATCAGTAAAACTTACCCTAATTTCAAAAGGTGACATAAAGGCTGATTTGGATGATACTGTTGATTTTGTAGGCACTCTAAAGAATAATTCAACTGACTATTACAAAACTAAAGGTTACTATCTGAAGGCAACAATCTATGACAACAGTAATTGTGCAGTAACTAAGGCAACATCACATTCTTTAAAATATTTTCCTTATAAATTAAGGGAAATGTTAGTAACTGTAATCAATTCTTATATGGGTAGTGACAATGGTGGTATTTGTAGTGCAATAGGCTTTGGCGAAAGGAATTACCTTACCGATAATGTGAAAAGTGACTTTAAAAAGGCCGGTATGTCACATTTGTTGGTGGTTTCCGGTATGCATATGAGTGTTGTATCTATGATATTTCTATTCATATTCAAAAAGCTGTTTAGGAAAAAGTTTATCTATTGTCCATTAACAATACTTTTAGTTTTGTTTTATATGGTGCTTACGGGACTTTCTTTTTCTGTAATCAGAAGTAGCATAATGGTTATCCTTATGTTACTTGGAATGATGGTTAGTAGACAGTCTGACTCTTTAAATAGCCTTGGTATTTCAGCATTTGTGATTTTGCTTTTCAATCCTTATTCTGCCGGTGATGTTGGGTTGTTGCTTTCTTTTGGTTCAACAATGGGAATAATACTTTTCTCAAAACCTATAAGAATTTTCTTAGTAGAGAAGTTAAAATCCCATAAAAGAATTTTAATTTATATATTAGACTTAATAGCAATAACTTTGTCAGCTTGTACTTTCTCAACACCTATATTAATATTATTCTTTAAAAGAATTTCATTGGTACAAGTATTTTCAAATTTACTTATTTCACCTGTGTTTGAATTGTTACTTGTTGTGGTTATGATAGGTGGAGTTTTAGGACTAACAGGCATTGCAGTACTATATTCACCATTTCTATTTATAGCTGATAAATTGGCAACCTATATTAGTTGGGTGGCAAGTACTACATCAAAATTACCTTTCAGTTATATTAGTACAAATAAAGTTTTTGTATATGTATTCCTTGGAATGTGTTTTGCAATGATTTGCTTAGTAGTTCTTTCAAAGAATTATAAAAGAACTGTACCTTTAGCTACTTTGGTTATGATTTTTGTGTTAGTGGTAGGTTCGGTTTCTGATTATATAGTTAGCTACAATACACCTAGAATCAATGTTTATGATACAGGTAATGGCATAACCCTTAGTGTTCATTGTAAGAATAAATCAGCAATCCTCAGTAGTGGTGGTTCTGTTACCTACGATCCTATTACCGGTTTAGGTGACAGTAGCAACAGTTATGACTTTTTCGGTATTACAGATAACAGTAGTAAAAGGTCAATTTTCAGTAGTGATGTTTTAAATGAATTTGACTTAAAGAAGGTTTTACTATATCATAGGATAGATAAAAGAAATTATGAAAGTACATATAGCTATGAAAATATTTCAGAATTTAAGAAAGACACTACTGTAAATATAGGTGATATAAAGATAACATATCTTGTTAGAAATAATAGTGTTTTTATTTATGCTAAAGTTAATGATAAGTCAATTTTGATTTTGCCACCTAATGGTGATTGTAAATACTTAGACAAACAGTATCGTAACCCTAACATTACAGTTACAGATAAATCTTACATAAGTAATAGCAATTTGATAAATACAAATCTTCTTATTTTGTGTTGTACAGAAGACAGTTATAAAAATGCAATGAAAAATATCGCAATAAATTCAAATGAACTTTATACAACTTTTAATGGTGACTTTTCTTCAAAAACAGAGGTGTGGTAAATGGTACTAAATGAATCGGAATTTAAAAGACAAATTAAGAAAAAAGAATTTAGCAATGTTTATTTAATCTATGGTGAAGAAAAGTTCTTGGTAAAGGTTTATACAAAGCAACTTGTAACTGCAATAATGGGGGAAGAACCACCTGAATTTAACTTCCATAATTTTGACAATAACAGTGAACTAAATGATATTGCAGTAGCTTGTGATGTTATGCCATTTATGAGTGAATACAATTGTGTTGTGGTAACTGACTTAAACATTGATTCACTTATTAAGTCAGATATGGAAAAGCTAAAGACTATTATCAAGAATCTTTCACCATCAACTAAGTTGATTTTTACTTTCCCTACACTGTCAACAGGTGGTATGGAAGGCAGAAAAGATACAAGAAAGGCTCAGTTTAAGTCTATTGTAAAGCTGGTTAATAAAAACGGTGTTGTGGTTGAGTACCCCAAGTATGATTCTCATGCAACATCAAAAGAGTTAGTCAGAGCAGCGTCCAAGAGAGGATGCCCATTAACCCTAGCTAATGCAGGTAAAATTGTTGATTATGTTGGTACAGATTTAACTGCTTTACAAAATGAAATTGATAAACTTTGTGCCTATGCTGACGGTAAAGAAATTACCATTGATATGATAAACGATTTGGTTCATATTAATCTAGAAACTAAGGTTTATTATATTTCAAATTATATTATCAAAAATGATTTGCAAAGAGCATATAAAGAACTTGATATTCTCTTTTATCAAAAGACAGAGCCTATTATTATTGTTGCAAATATTGCAAATGCATATATGGATTTGTATAGAGCTAGAGTAGCCGGTGAAAGTGGAATTCCGATTACTGTGGTAGCAAATGAATTTAACTATGGCAAAAGAAGCTTTGTGCTGACTAATTCAGCTAGAGACGGTAGGTATATCTCAACACCGGCAATCAGAAAAAGTATTGATGAAATTATTAATACAGACTTAAAGCTAAAAAGTACATCAGCT from Ruminococcus bovis encodes the following:
- the rpmF gene encoding 50S ribosomal protein L32, encoding MAVPKRKHSHARKMKRRSNVWKLNTPALAVCPTCGEYKAPHKVCKNCGQYNGRQVIAVEAE
- a CDS encoding Ig-like domain-containing protein, translating into MKKIISSIIVLTLLASTILITPIVASANTVIPNDNKWHQFNVNAESTYTYDIVVPATGRININMFFANYGGNCEYYLYDNDYQTELVRNSTYIDESIPKTENFEVILSKGTYHLVFKIYERGGYIKAKSKFINYHCNTKNNSAYDNPNVLANNKIYTGAFTETNNDYAWYKFTIPSRRIVKISFWSYFSWLEYDIYNKDIQKSYISGALSGTVSSPSGKTETFILNKGTYYIKTKVGWNDIDKYKVRVTSFTTPKLNCKSATIKRNRTKQLKVSGGLGAIKWSSSNKRIAVVNSKGKVTGKKKGTCYIYSRRCGYKMSCKIRVK
- a CDS encoding YceD family protein, whose protein sequence is MILNLKEVFLQEGSKKAFEYSFSMSDIDISGVYPFVSPIMVKGEALNRAGLVDVNFDVSFTYNRPCDRCFKDVSRELNYQFNHRLVVSLQGDDNDDYIEVPDYTLDVDNCVQTDIILNLPVKFLCKEDCKGICPKCGKDLNDGECGCQTEEIDPRLEVLKELLK
- the der gene encoding ribosome biogenesis GTPase Der encodes the protein MSTPIVAIVGRPNVGKSTLFNKLIGERLSIVDDTPGVTRDRIYGECEWNNRKIRIIDTGGIEPYSDDVILKQMRRQAELAIDTADVTVLVTDVRDGVVATDEEVAQMLQKSGKPVVLCVNKCDQIGEPPAQFYEFYNLGLGEPIQVSSVHGTGTGDLLEEVCKFLPPEDEAELDEDVISVAVIGKPNVGKSSLINYITGENRCIVSDIAGTTRDSIDTIVENEFGKFNFIDTAGMRRKARVYDNIEKYSIIRARMAIDRCDVCVIMIDAEVGYTEQDSKVAGMALEAGKGCIIAVNKWDAIDKDTHTMGDFRKTLDREFAFMSYTPYIFISAKTGQRVNNLFELITTVANNNAMRIRTGMLNDLLNVATTRVQPPTDKGKRLKIYYCTQASTKPPTFVFFCNNKELFHFSYQRYLENRIRESFGLEGTPIRIIVRERGEKY
- the plsY gene encoding glycerol-3-phosphate 1-O-acyltransferase PlsY; translated protein: MYLIIALSCIIPAILAYLLGSINTAIIVTKIVTKGGNIKEMGSGNAGFTNVLRCVGKVPAIITIVCDFLKAVVAVLLSNVFMWVGVAVFTSIFHSNDAQVFLATNQNLLVEGTSICNYVAGFCCILGHMFPIYFHFKGGKGVVAAIGMIFVLDWRTFLIILGIFLIIFLCSKIISLGSLICAALYGPITFLVTYFFEYRNQTTQILSLTYVFIVSAIALLTGVVVIIKHHENIGRLLRGEEKKIKAKK
- a CDS encoding histidine triad nucleotide-binding protein yields the protein MSDCIFCKIASGEIPSTKVYEDDQILCFKDLNPMAPVHVLFIPKEHICCADEITSENSSVVAHIFEVIPKVAKELGLENGYRVVTNCKEEAGQTVFHLHFHLLGGKKLNTEMA
- the holA gene encoding DNA polymerase III subunit delta, whose product is MVLNESEFKRQIKKKEFSNVYLIYGEEKFLVKVYTKQLVTAIMGEEPPEFNFHNFDNNSELNDIAVACDVMPFMSEYNCVVVTDLNIDSLIKSDMEKLKTIIKNLSPSTKLIFTFPTLSTGGMEGRKDTRKAQFKSIVKLVNKNGVVVEYPKYDSHATSKELVRAASKRGCPLTLANAGKIVDYVGTDLTALQNEIDKLCAYADGKEITIDMINDLVHINLETKVYYISNYIIKNDLQRAYKELDILFYQKTEPIIIVANIANAYMDLYRARVAGESGIPITVVANEFNYGKRSFVLTNSARDGRYISTPAIRKSIDEIINTDLKLKSTSANGRILVEKLIAKLSLIAKEISYAKN
- a CDS encoding helix-turn-helix domain-containing protein, whose product is MEFDKYAVGNVIRKLRKEKKISQEILSGFAGMARSHLAMVENGTKKANFETIWKIANALEMKPHELVKCIEEEITKNSEKI
- a CDS encoding ComEC/Rec2 family competence protein; the protein is MKRMGALLGITSLVVLSFAYFVGVKFSLILSAIAFVLFVLSFIMKKYRKNYYIKLVLGVVIFSALFFAIFTSFYYKPIVYNNSDEETTVSGIVIDSPYENFGQYYYPVKTTTIGSEEKSVKLTLISKGDIKADLDDTVDFVGTLKNNSTDYYKTKGYYLKATIYDNSNCAVTKATSHSLKYFPYKLREMLVTVINSYMGSDNGGICSAIGFGERNYLTDNVKSDFKKAGMSHLLVVSGMHMSVVSMIFLFIFKKLFRKKFIYCPLTILLVLFYMVLTGLSFSVIRSSIMVILMLLGMMVSRQSDSLNSLGISAFVILLFNPYSAGDVGLLLSFGSTMGIILFSKPIRIFLVEKLKSHKRILIYILDLIAITLSACTFSTPILILFFKRISLVQVFSNLLISPVFELLLVVVMIGGVLGLTGIAVLYSPFLFIADKLATYISWVASTTSKLPFSYISTNKVFVYVFLGMCFAMICLVVLSKNYKRTVPLATLVMIFVLVVGSVSDYIVSYNTPRINVYDTGNGITLSVHCKNKSAILSSGGSVTYDPITGLGDSSNSYDFFGITDNSSKRSIFSSDVLNEFDLKKVLLYHRIDKRNYESTYSYENISEFKKDTTVNIGDIKITYLVRNNSVFIYAKVNDKSILILPPNGDCKYLDKQYRNPNITVTDKSYISNSNLINTNLLILCCTEDSYKNAMKNIAINSNELYTTFNGDFSSKTEVW
- a CDS encoding phosphoribosyltransferase family protein; translated protein: MKSYKMTIAGCERELPLCKVDDNLTIAAFIMFGDTEVTVKSATELLKKVSDFDVILTAEAKGIPLAYEISRQSNKPYVVARKSVKLYMNDIVSVNVKSITTQKVQKLYLDGAKANMLKGKNVLIVDDVISTGESLEALKALCKSAGGHTACCASVLAEGDAAERDDIVFLEKLPLFT
- a CDS encoding glucose-6-phosphate isomerase, whose product is MATKLSDKYLKGFVSEHEYEAMAPQVKLAHNALHTGDCLGNDFIGWLTLPTDYDKEEFARIKAAAEKVKKNTDVFIVIGIGGSYLGARAAIEFLKSPNYNLLCKDTPQIFFTGNSISSNALSELVEICEGKDVSINMISKSGTTTEPAIAFRVLREMLEKKYGKEGAKERIFCTTDKAKGTLKELATKEGYETFVVPDDVGGRFSVLTAVGLLPIAVAGCDIDALMAGARKAQNDFDNDDLFTNDCYKYAALRNILYRKGYQTELLVAYEPAFTMMNEWFKQLFGESEGKDNKGIFPASVVFSTDLHSMGQYIQEGRRTLFETVVQFGKVAREITLDTDPENVDGLNFLSGKTMDFVNKKAFQGTVLAHNDGGVPNMVLDVEEMTETELGYLIYFFEKACAISGYLLGVNPFNQPGVESYKKNMFALLGKPGYEDQKAELEARLN